DNA from Daucus carota subsp. sativus chromosome 1, DH1 v3.0, whole genome shotgun sequence:
CGCAAAGTATACTTTTACTATGCTGACTAGACTTTAACAAAGGGTTGTGTAGCGTCGGAGATGGGGATGCTCTGATGACTGAAGtcattagatatataattatattgaagtATTCTGTACATGACTTAGCTAGCTAGACACAGCTGATACATGATCATCAAGCATAATatcagaaaaagaattatatactaCTCTCTTTGTCCCTTTCATTTTTTtacgttttttttttcattgttcgacacacattttaaagcACATAtaaacatagttccataactattttctaaaaattttcttttttataaaaatttagataataaatatatattcagaaaaaaaaaattcaaaataatttgtcAAGCTATGTTTTATGAGagtattaaaatacgtgtcgagcccTCGTTCcctaatgtaaacaattgaggggagaGAGGGAGTACTATATATGATCTTGCTACTGTGAAtaattactatatataattatgattcATATCGATTTATTTATGATAAGTAAAAATTCTTTAGGATGGATGTACGTCCGATTGTGGGGTGGCCTCCAGTTCGCTCATCAAGAAGAAATCTTCTGAGCAGCAGCAATTCCAGCAAGTTAGAGACGGATTCCTCCAAGAACGGTGGGAAGAAAGGCGAAAAACCCGAAATCACTGAGGATAGTTTGTTTGTGAAGATAAAAATGGATGGAGTCCCTATCGGAAGAAAAGTTGATCTGAAATCCTATTCTGACTACGACAATCTTTCCTCCGCTGTGGATGAACTCTTCCGAGGACTTTTAGCAGGTACATTTCGCGTACTTggacaattttgtaaaatttctcTTATgctgaaatttttaaataatgtaCATTTTTGTTTATGAATTGAAAAATATAGCTCAAGGGGAGATATCGAGTTCTGAGAAGGAGAAGATGGAGAAGACGAAGACGATAACGGGATTATTAGATGGAAGAGGTGATTATACTCTTGTCTACGAGGATAGTGAAGGAGACAGGATGCTTGTTGGTGATGTTCCTTGGCAGTAAGCACCTTCTCTAATTTTGTAGACCCCTGCAGCAACTGAGCTGCTAGCTGTTTGATTCAAAATTGTCATGGGATTAGAATTAAACTTATATTTATGACGTTATTTGTGCAGAATGTTTATATCTTCGGCGAAAAGGCTTCGGGTTTTGAAAGAGATCTCCTCTTCCTACCTCAGAAAGTAAGTTCTGCAAaactcttttcttcttttctgtttcaaattcttttaaataGTGTGGTCTACTGTCGTACTATTTTTCCGTGAACAAGAGATTAATGGTTCAAGATGGGAGACATGAGTATGTTACTACGATCATCTCCAAGGACACAAGAAACTTGACGGAAACTAATGTACTATCACCTACtgtattcaaaaaaattctgatttgttgaaaaattccccattaattcttaaaaaatattttaccatTTACATTCctatttaactaaaaatttcCGATTTattgtggcaaaaaaaaattccaCATTTATCAGAAAAATCTCTGATAGAAATTAACTGATTAGTTCAGATTCTCGATTTCTGCATTAGTTCAGATTCTCGATTTCTTGCAACCATGTTTATGTActgatatatatgtatttgcCTTCTTGCAGAATCTAGGAACAAGGCGATGCGGCGTTTGTTGAGTCGAAATGAAGAGGGACATGTATGGATATAAATAAGCTGAAAGATCTTCACAGCCTACTGCTTGGCCAAGTACTCTAGTTCAATAAGCAAAACAATTATAGTAACTGATTGTTTTCCATTTTTTCCTTCAATGAAGAGGCAAACTGAGGGAAGTAAAATAGCTAAAGCCTAAATGTGATGTTTGCAATACACTGCCAAAGTACGGCATCTTGTTTCTGAAAGATTATATCAGTGTGGTTATTGTAGATATGTGTGATCGTGTATGATAGAGTTTAGAGTTTATATGAACCCTGAGCTTCACACTGCGGAACAATACTGTAAGATCTCAGTGTACACGGCCTCTCTTTTTACCTGTTTTCGTAAAGCCTGCATTAAAATACATACTCACGAAAATACACTAAGATTTGATAAATGCAGAACAAATAACTCTCGGAATTTATAACTGTTTTTCCTTTTAAGCGAGAATATTATTATCTTACAAGTTACAAGCATGAGGCATGGCCTTTCTTCGTATCTGCCTGAGTCCGGAATAAAATAGACTTACTCACCAGTCgacaaaaagaagaagaaaaggaatgGCAGTATATCACGCTCTACAAGGCTGTTGTTGCATAACGGCTAATAGCTAGTACTTATTGACCTGATCTATTGGTGAGTACATCAGTACTTCAGCTCATGTCATCAGCAACTTGGGAGCTCCGAATTCCCCAGAAGGATCGTGGCTTCAAGGATTTACTTGTAGCAGTAAACAGCCAACCCATTTGTGACTCGCAAGTGGCGCAATATGTAATTGTCCATGCATacctgtaatatatatatatcttattagcAGAGAACTCCACAGAATCATGTGTGAAGAAGAACCTAGCTATAAAATGAGAGTCTAATAGTCTATCTATCCAAAATATTCCCTGTCTGAGTTAGCACTATGTGAGCAAACCCATTTGCAATTTTACAATGCAACAATTAACAACACTTAGAGAAGTTACAAAAACAAGTCATAAACTTCAAATAAGTGATGCTGTGGTTTAAAACTCATCCGGAATATAGATCCATTACAAACTAATCAAGTCCTAATGAAGATGCTGGATCACATAATTTGATATAATTCCACATTACAAATAGTGCATAAGAAAAGAGAGGCATCTTGAACACGCACACACAATTATTAAATTTGCAATATTTTCTTCCAGCAGCTAACTTTTTCTAAACTAGATATTTGTTAGAAAGAATATTGTTAAGCTTATATTGATACAGCTCTTAAACAGCATAAAATCTACAGAACCAGTAAATCTCTACTTCCAAAGTAATTTTTCCAGAAGTTATTTGTTATAAAGATCATCTTAACAGCCTAGTACTAATACAGCTCTTTAACAGCAGCAAGACTAATATACGGAGGTATTTCTCGTTTAGATATACACACACTCTACTCTGAGAGGGGAGAGCTTAAACTTTAGCAAACTTAAATTGCAAATTATACCAGTTTTCCGGTAACTCCTGTTTGAAATAAAGTCTCCACTTAGACACAAATTTAAATACGTGGAAAGAATGACAATAAAGCAGAAGGTTGTTCATCTCTCCTGTAACCTCTAGGTTTGATAATTTAATATGCAAACCTTTTTATAACTTATTACACCCCCTTTCGAGGTGTGAACTCGACACCTCAGCATCCCAtgtaggggtcgtttggttcatgggtatgtggaatcaggtatggggtttgtccattccaaacccatacctggtgtttggttggtaaaaatataatctcaaacccataccttaaacccccaaggtatgagtttttgatacctaggtggggaggtgggtatgagatggaggtatgggtatccattcatttttgatttttttgtctctatttaagtaatcaaatattaatgttttatacaaaattaaatcaatgatgcaaaaatatataacaataataattttattaattttttcaattaatacaaaattaataacttattttttacaaaaattgcatatattgattccagcactcaaccaaacacatgatatcatatattgatatcatatatgatacctcaaacccataccagcttaacccgattcctcattccaacccgataccactcttcgaaccaaacgaccccgtAAAGTTACCAACAACTCTCCTAAAACCTTATTgtttctatatattaatataagtcTACAGTACCATTAAAACAGTCCCACAAACGTAAAAAGAAGGGAAAGACACTGAAGATTCGAAGGTGCTTCAGCAAAGCATAAAATAGACTACAATACAGACACTTGTTTATAACTGAAACAGCAGCAGATAAAGTTAATATACTAAAccaaattattaaaacatatcagGGAAAGACACTGAAGAGTCAAAGGTGCTTCAGCAAAGCTTAAATAGAATATAATACAGGTACTTGTTTATAACTGAAAAACCGGCATATAAGTATATAGTAAACCAAACTGTCCATATCAAGTCAGCCTCAGCTGAGAAACACTTCAACCATTTATTCACTCGAGTAGGGTGTGACTAGGGTACTCGTGGAACCCATTTTTAgcaatcataatatatatttgatggTTTGCTAAGAGTGGTATTGAATTCTGCAACAAATTAAGCCAATAAAGGTAAGAGTTATACCCAGGAAACCAGCTGTATTTTTTTACTGGATGTCCAACAAGAACCAAGTCATTTGCTGCCAAGAGAGTCATTACTTCGTGGACAAAACCATGTGGATTTACATAAGCACCAAGAGGACCATCACTAGACATTACTAGCATATCACTACGCCTTGCAATCACCGTCTGCTTGCAGGAAGTAAAAAAaagcatattatatatatgatcaca
Protein-coding regions in this window:
- the LOC108204829 gene encoding auxin-responsive protein IAA26-like → MERYPVRDINSNKRSHETGHVSQDKSLELKLAPPGENKPLISLHYISHKSHSNDKNKNLMSSGTKRDFLDTIIGEKGRERNWLTGSGDQGYQSGVNLGAPNSSKRMDVRPIVGWPPVRSSRRNLLSSSNSSKLETDSSKNGGKKGEKPEITEDSLFVKIKMDGVPIGRKVDLKSYSDYDNLSSAVDELFRGLLAAQGEISSSEKEKMEKTKTITGLLDGRGDYTLVYEDSEGDRMLVGDVPWQMFISSAKRLRVLKEISSSYLRKI